TTTAAAAGCATTTTTGTATCTTTGCTCATCAAATGGGAACGAAGAAGCTGTTCTATAATATCATAAAAATAGCACTGCCACTCTTATTGGGTGGTGGCATTCTGTATTGGATGTACCGCGACTTCGATTTCACTACGATAGAGAACATCCTTCTCCACGAGATGAACTGGACGTGGATGCTGCTTTCCCTTCCTTTCGGCATCTTGGCACAGGCCTTTCGCGGATGGCGATGGAAACAGGCTTTGGAACCTATCGGCGAGAAACCGCGCAACGCTGTCTGCGTAAACTCCATCTTTCTTTCCTATGCCGTCAGCTTGGTTATCCCACGTGTGGGCGAGTTTGCACGATGCGGCGTTCTCAGCAAATACGAGAAAATAACATTTCCCAAAGCACTTGGCACCGTTGTTACGGAAAGAGCAGTAGATACGCTCATAGTTCTCTTTATCTCTGCCCTTGCTTTCATTTCGCAAATCGGTGTATTCAGCAACTTCTTTTTGAAAACCGGAACGCGAATCGACCATATTTTCGGGATGTTTTCCACTACCGGTTGGATTGTAACAGGTATCTGCGCAATAGCGGCATTTATATTGCTCTACTTGATTCGCAAGAAACTGTCGTTCCACGACAAGGTCAAGGAAACACTATCGGGAATCTGGCAGGGAATAAGCTCTCTGAAAGGCGTGAAGAACATACCCTTGTTCATCTTTTACAGCTTTGCTATATGGATTAGCTATTTTCTTCATTTCTACCTGACCTTCTTCTGCTTCGAAGCCACAAGTCCGCTTGGCATAACCTGTGCGTTGGTTTGCTTCGTGGTAGGCTCTGTTGCCGTCATCGTTCCCACGCCAAACGGCGCAGGTCCTTGGCATTTCGCCGTGAAGACAATGCTCATATTATATGGTGTAGTGGATGTTCAGGCACTCTACTTCGTGCTGATAGTCCACACTATTCAGACCCTGCTGGTGGTTCTCTTGGGCATCTATGCGTGGATAGCACTTACATTTACCCGAACTGCAAAAGCAAGGCTCGACGAATAAACAACATCAATCAAAATACTAACCCTTAAAAATACAAGACTATGAGTGAAATTAGAAATCTCAGTCCAGAACTTCTCTGGCGCAACTTCGACGATTTAACACAAATTCCACGTCCGTCAGGACACATGGAAAAGGTACAGGCATTCCTGCTCGACTTTGCAAAGAAGGTAAACGTGGAGGCCTTTGTCGATGAAGCCGGCAACGTTGTGATGCGCAAGCCTGCCACTCCCGGCTATGAGAACCGTAAGGGCGTTATCCTTCAGGCTCACATGGATATGGTTCCACAGAAGAGTCCAGACAGTCCTCATAATTTTGAAACTGATCCTATCGTTACTCACATCAAGGACGGATGGGTATATGCAAACAATACCACCCTCGGTGCCGACGACGGTATCGGCGTTGCTGCCATTATGGCCGTTATGGAAGACAAGACTTTGAAGCACGGACCTATTGAGGGACTCATCACACGCGACGAGGAAAACGGTATGTTCGGTGCCAACGACCTTCCAAAGGGCGAACTCTTCGGCGACATTCTCCTCAATCTCGACTCTGAATCGTGGGGCAAATTTGCCATTGGCTCTGCCGGTGGTATCGACGTTACAACGGTTAAGGAGTACAAGGGCGTAGCCAATGATCAGGAAGTGGCTGTCCGCCTCACGCTGAAGGGATTCCGCGGTGGTCATTCCGGACTGGAAATCCACGAAGGCCGTGCCAACGCGAACAAGGAAATGGTTCGCTTCGTTCGCAAGGCTACAGAAGAACTCGGCGTTCGTCTGGCATCTTGGAATGGCGGTAATATGCGCAATGCCATCCCGTTCAAGGCTGAAACCGTGCTTGCCCTGCCTGCTGCAAAGGTTGATGCACTCAAGGCTATGGTGGAAGAACAGCGTCAGCTCCTCGAAAGCGAGTTCAGAACCATCGAAAGCAACATCGAGTTCTACGTTGAAGAGTCTGAGAAACCTGTTGAACTCGTTCCTGCCGACGTTCAGGATACGCTCATCAAGGCTATCTACGCCTGCCACAACGGCATCGTTCGTATGATTCCTGTATATCCAACGGTTGTTGAAACATCTTCAAACCTCGCCATCATCAACATTGATGCAAACAAGTGCAGCATCAAGATTCTTGCACGTTCTTCACGCGAGGATATGAAAGACTACGTTGCCAATCAGCTCAAGAGCTGTTTCGACCTTGCAGGCTTCACAACAACGTTCAGCGCAAGCTATGTTGGCTGGGATCCAAACCCAGACAGTGAAATCCTCAATCTCTTGAAGAGAGTGTATAAGGAACTCAATGGCGAGGAAGTTGTCGTACAGGTAGACCACGCCGGCCTTGAATGCTCAATCATCCTCGGCAAGTATCCCCACCTCGATGTGGTAAGTCTCGGCCCGACTATCCGTAGTCCGCACACAGCTACCGAACGTTTCGAGATTGCCACCGCGCAGCCATTCTGGGATTTGCTCGTAAAGGCATTGGAGGAAATCCCTGCTAAGTAAGCACAAGTAATTCAAATTACTGAAAAATCATTATCCGTTGCTTTGGGTTTACCCATCAGCAACGGATTCTTTTTGCTCCCAATAAAACATCCATAAGTAGAGAAAGTATATCAAACTCTCTGAATAATCTTTACAAAAGCCTCTCCATAATTCCATTATTTTGAGCCGAATGTTTTTAATTTTCAAATAAGCGAATTATGAGTGTGCAATTTTAAGATACTAAACATCAGCCAGATACAAACCCCAGCAGCCCTTTGTGCATTTAAACATCGCCTAAACCCTCCTAAACAGAACAATAATTCAAACCAAACGAACATATTTTACGCTTATTTCCCTACCTTTTCAGCTTTTGTTCTTGCAACAAATAGAATACATTCTTCGCAAAAACGCAACGCAACCGACCGATGTTTGCAATTCAATGCTGCGAAAAACGCATTCCAACCGTCTGAAAACGTGCCTGCAATCTCTGGATTGCTGAAAAAAAATGTACGCTTTTTTATGAACTATTTTTACAAAAGGAAATCACTATGCGACTGCACATTCCTATTTTCTTCCACATCTTGTATTTAGCAATATAATAGCGTTTTAAGGTAATTTGCAAAATAAAATGAATTTATTTTGCGCTTCAAGCGTTTTGCACTATCTTTGCATTCTTAGTTAAAAGAGAGGAGGTAGATAGCCTAAAAACACCGTGTACAAACTGCAAACGGCGTATGGAAACGGCTTCAAAGACAATCTCTCTGCTCATTAAAAAAAGAATAAATTTAATTTCAAATAATGGACGAAACAAAAAAATTAGTAGAAACTATCATTCAAGGTATTCAGGATAAAAAGGGACATGGCATAGTTATTGCTAACCTTTCAGGGATCGACGGCACTATCTGTCGCTATTTCGTTATATGTCACGGCAATTCCCCACAACAGGTGGAGGCTATTGCAGAATCGGTGAGCGACTATGTTCGCGAACATCGTGGCGAAAAGCCCGTAAACTGTGCAGGGCTTGGCAACAACCAATGGGTGGCAATAGACTTTGTAGACGTGCTTGTTCACATCTTCGTCCCCGAAACGCGCGAGTTCTACGACTTGGAGCACCTCTGGGAAGATGCAGAACTGACGGAGATAGCCGATTTGGATTAGCAATCCACGCTGCCGGTCAGCAGTTCCAACTATCAATTTAAACGTATTTATATGGACAATCAGAATCCGAACAACAAACCAAAGATGCCAAAATTCAATATGAATTGGCTATATGTGCTGGCGATAGCCTTTGCGCTCATCTTCTTTACGACGGGCGGCGCAGAGAGTGTATTTGCCGGTGGTGGTCAGAAGCCGAAGGACTACACTACCTTCCAGACATATATTGAAAAAGGCTATGCCACACGTGTTGTTATCAATAAGACCGAGAGCACGCTGAAGATGTTCGTTAAACCCGAGCATATCCGTGAAATCTTCAAGCAAGGCCCTGAACAGGTTGGCAAAGAACCCTACATCACTGTGGAATTTGGCTCGGTAGACAATCTCGAAAGCTACCTTACAACGGCTCAGACCAACAAGAAAATCACGGGTTACAGCTATGAGAATAAAAACGAAAGTGGATTCTTAGACATTATCAGCTACATACTTCCGTGGGTACTCATCATCGGTTTCTGGGTATTCATCACGCGCCGGATGGGCGGTGGAGGCGGTGCCGGTGGCGGAGTGTTCAGCGTTGGCAAGTCAAAGGCGAAGCTCTATGAGAAGGCCGGAGAGCTCGGCATTACTTTCAAAGACGTTGCAGGTCAGGAAGGTGCGAAACAAGAGGTTCAGGAGATTGTAGAGTTCCTGAAGAATCCGAAGAAATATACCGAGCTCGGTGGCAAGATTCCAAAGGGAGCATTGCTCGTTGGACCTCCGGGAACTGGCAAGACGCTGCTTGCGAAGGCCGTAGCAGGCGAAGCTGGCGCACCATTCTTCTCAATGAGTGGTTCGGACTTCGTTGAAATGTTCGTCGGAGTAGGTGCGAGCCGTGTCCGCGACGTCTTCCGACAGGCAAAAGAGAAGTCGCCCTGTATTATTTTCATCGACGAAATAGATGCCGTCGGACGTGCCCGTTCCAAGAACCCTTCGATGGGCGGCAACGACGAGCGTGAGAACACGCTGAACGCATTGCTTACCGAAATGGATGGTTTCGGTACCAACAGCGGCGTTATCGTATTGGCAGCCACCAACCGTGTGGATATGCTCGACAAGGCTCTGCTCCGTGCAGGCCGTTTCGACCGTCAGATTCACGTGGATTTGCCTGATTTGCCTGAGCGAAAGGCTATCTTCCAAGTGCATCTCCGTCCGTTGAAACTCGATGAGAATCTCGATATAGACCTTTTGGCACGTCAGACGCCCGGTTTCTCCGGTGCCGACATCGCTAATGTATGCAACGAGGCTGCCCTCATTGCAGCCCGACACAATAAAGATGTGGTAGGAAAGCAGGATTTCCTTGATGCCGTTGATCGTATAATCGGTGGTTTGGAGAAGAAAACAAAAATTATGACGGCTGACGAAAAGCGCACAATAGCCCTTCACGAAGCAGGCCACGCCACGATAAGTTGGTTCTGCGAACACGCAAACCCACTGATAAAGGTAAGCATCGTGCCACGTGGTCAGGCTCTCGGTGCAGCGTGGTATTTGCCGGAGGAACGTCCGATTACGACCAAGGAGCAGATGCTCGACGAAATGT
The Prevotella sp. HUN102 genome window above contains:
- the rsfS gene encoding ribosome silencing factor — protein: MDETKKLVETIIQGIQDKKGHGIVIANLSGIDGTICRYFVICHGNSPQQVEAIAESVSDYVREHRGEKPVNCAGLGNNQWVAIDFVDVLVHIFVPETREFYDLEHLWEDAELTEIADLD
- the ftsH gene encoding ATP-dependent zinc metalloprotease FtsH, encoding MDNQNPNNKPKMPKFNMNWLYVLAIAFALIFFTTGGAESVFAGGGQKPKDYTTFQTYIEKGYATRVVINKTESTLKMFVKPEHIREIFKQGPEQVGKEPYITVEFGSVDNLESYLTTAQTNKKITGYSYENKNESGFLDIISYILPWVLIIGFWVFITRRMGGGGGAGGGVFSVGKSKAKLYEKAGELGITFKDVAGQEGAKQEVQEIVEFLKNPKKYTELGGKIPKGALLVGPPGTGKTLLAKAVAGEAGAPFFSMSGSDFVEMFVGVGASRVRDVFRQAKEKSPCIIFIDEIDAVGRARSKNPSMGGNDERENTLNALLTEMDGFGTNSGVIVLAATNRVDMLDKALLRAGRFDRQIHVDLPDLPERKAIFQVHLRPLKLDENLDIDLLARQTPGFSGADIANVCNEAALIAARHNKDVVGKQDFLDAVDRIIGGLEKKTKIMTADEKRTIALHEAGHATISWFCEHANPLIKVSIVPRGQALGAAWYLPEERPITTKEQMLDEMCSLLGGRAAEELFTGHISTGAMNDLERATKSAFGMIAYAGMSERLPNICYYNNNDAGFQKPYSETTAQAIDEEVLKMVNGQYARAKQILTEHKEGHNRLAQLLIDREVIMVEDVEEIFGKRPWVSRTQELMEAQENAQLKLEDMPESVKQAQAEHEALLKAAEEGEKATETVIEKDNSSEENDR
- a CDS encoding aminoacyl-histidine dipeptidase, which produces MSEIRNLSPELLWRNFDDLTQIPRPSGHMEKVQAFLLDFAKKVNVEAFVDEAGNVVMRKPATPGYENRKGVILQAHMDMVPQKSPDSPHNFETDPIVTHIKDGWVYANNTTLGADDGIGVAAIMAVMEDKTLKHGPIEGLITRDEENGMFGANDLPKGELFGDILLNLDSESWGKFAIGSAGGIDVTTVKEYKGVANDQEVAVRLTLKGFRGGHSGLEIHEGRANANKEMVRFVRKATEELGVRLASWNGGNMRNAIPFKAETVLALPAAKVDALKAMVEEQRQLLESEFRTIESNIEFYVEESEKPVELVPADVQDTLIKAIYACHNGIVRMIPVYPTVVETSSNLAIINIDANKCSIKILARSSREDMKDYVANQLKSCFDLAGFTTTFSASYVGWDPNPDSEILNLLKRVYKELNGEEVVVQVDHAGLECSIILGKYPHLDVVSLGPTIRSPHTATERFEIATAQPFWDLLVKALEEIPAK
- a CDS encoding lysylphosphatidylglycerol synthase transmembrane domain-containing protein, with the protein product MGTKKLFYNIIKIALPLLLGGGILYWMYRDFDFTTIENILLHEMNWTWMLLSLPFGILAQAFRGWRWKQALEPIGEKPRNAVCVNSIFLSYAVSLVIPRVGEFARCGVLSKYEKITFPKALGTVVTERAVDTLIVLFISALAFISQIGVFSNFFLKTGTRIDHIFGMFSTTGWIVTGICAIAAFILLYLIRKKLSFHDKVKETLSGIWQGISSLKGVKNIPLFIFYSFAIWISYFLHFYLTFFCFEATSPLGITCALVCFVVGSVAVIVPTPNGAGPWHFAVKTMLILYGVVDVQALYFVLIVHTIQTLLVVLLGIYAWIALTFTRTAKARLDE